The following proteins are co-located in the Leishmania panamensis strain MHOM/PA/94/PSC-1 chromosome 26 sequence genome:
- a CDS encoding mitochondrial RNA binding complex 1 subunit, putative (TriTrypDB/GeneDB-style sysID: LpmP.26.1120), with amino-acid sequence MPRTSMCRAHICPMFSPTPYASVLLHRTPTTPLVSSSTTIGTVVAAACSQAHATPRRWQSSATSYPGTTTAAHDSVVMEQSKQPQQGSIAITYSPGSGAAGNGLTLPTTALTGHCDIISETLSKADELQQQKKAQEALGTGADILTAEGIDEMVDELREITTSEVEVLVGQMRSPAVVQQAGMHELRRTLYYATSLKSRDWIEPAQYTSLMRVLTVELLRRDNEGVLAPDDVLYVTTHMITANFYNRHLWNRMEKSLLLPRNYDTIDMATIKALSTKLFKTRRGCAKETLDVRRKILSAMTRRVALLANDFDLPSLLGILQCYTIHDMAPPPLQSLAVRATNHVSEFTPQECATLSQVLRKFNLLRLEVCERLVERICTADELNQHMVHSALISIRTCYNRVSDSGRNALQAEPTRQKLRAMGEQVGCRLQEATFPTMHVILNILDIVVNLRIYVPKKSLQSLFTRALGMIKVAVEQEDDLIDPVTGKRVRPITMEQGRQLHALLLHYGPDLCPDLQALLKQCFKDGLLPDEASL; translated from the coding sequence ATGCCGCGCACATCCATGTGCCGGGCTCACATTTGCCCGATGTTCTCCCCGACGCCGTACGCGTCTGTGCTCCTCCACAGAACACCGACCACACCCCtcgtgtcctcctccaccacgaTTGGCACTGTTGTCGCTGCGGCATGTTCGCAGGCACACGCGACACCACGACGCTGGCAGtcctccgccacctcgtACCCAGGCACGACAACTGCAGCGCACGACTCCGTCGTGATGGAGCAGTCGAAACAGCCTCAGCAGGGGAGCATCGCCATCACCTACAGCCCGGGATCTGGCGCGGCCGGCAATGGACTGACGCTGCCGACCACAGCGCTCACTGGGCATTGCGACATTATTTCCGAAACGCTGTCCAAGGCGgatgagctgcagcaacagaagAAGGCACAAGAGGCGCTTGGTACTGGGGCGGACATTCTCACAGCGGAGGGCATTGATGAGATGGTTGACGAGCTGAGGGAGATTACGACgagcgaggtggaggtgctggtggggCAGATGCGatcgccggcggtggtgcagcaagCTGGCATGCATGAGCTCCGTCGTACGCTCTACTACGCCACCTCACTGAAGTCGCGCGACTGGATTGAGCCAGCGCAATATACGTCGCTGATGCGTGTCTTGACAGTGGAGCTCCTGCGCCGCGATAATGAGGGTGTGTTGGCGCCCGACGATGTGCTGTATGTCACGACGCACATGATCACAGCAAACTTCTATAATCGGCACTTATGGAATCGAATGGagaagtcgctgctgctaccacgGAACTACGACACAATCGACATGGCCACCATAAAGGCCCTCTCAACAAAGCTGTTCAAGACGcgtcgcggctgcgcgaAGGAGACGCTGGATGTGCGGCGAAAGATCTTGAGTGCGATGACGCGCCGTGTGGCGTTGCTGGCAAACGATTTCGATCTTCCATCCCTGCTTGGGATCTTACAGTGCTATACCATACACGAcatggcgccaccgccgctccagTCGCTCGCCGTGCGCGCGACAAATCATGTGAGCGAGTTCACGCCACAGGAGTGCGCGACGCTTtcgcaggtgctgcgcaagtTCAACCTTCTTCGCCTCGAGGTGTGCGAGCGGCTTGTCGAGCGCATCTGCACCGCAGATGAACTCAACCAGCACATGGTTCACTCTGCACTGATATCGATCCGCACGTGCTATAATCGTGTCAGCGACTCGGGTCGCAATGCACTGCAAGCGGAGCCAACCCGGCAGAAGTTGCGCGCCATGGGTGAGCAGGTGGGCTGCCGCTTGCAAGAAGCCACGTTTCCAACAATGCACGTAATACTGAACATACTCGACATCGTTGTAAACCTGCGCATCTACGTGCCGAAGAAGTCCCTGCAGAGCCTCTTTACCCGAGCACTGGGCATGATCAAAGTTGCCGTAGAGCAGGAAGATGATCTGATCGACCCCGTCACCGGAAAGCGCGTGCGGCCCATCACAATGGAGCAAGGCCGTCAGCTgcatgcgctgctcctgcactATGGGCCTGATTTGTGCCCAGATCTGCAGGCACTGCTGAAGCAGTGCTTCAAGGACGGCCTTCTACCCGATGAGGCGTCCCTCTGA
- a CDS encoding hypothetical protein (TriTrypDB/GeneDB-style sysID: LpmP.26.1130), with translation MLSQPLSVWWSTVPRCHGRRCLISLSASASHSQHRRRSSQVATCYGHARTCHYSSHSLVGRRVSAMSSGVPDAPTSAAPWVRLVHLVLARSLSGQRSLPLKATDAPALADVAHVGAALPAIHKLWMSAYHPAFAVVASDSDAQWQQHRLLPEEAEELPLFVEALGQLAAALQALIVEKAEAAAESAAAAAAEGDDDDTATRLEVHEWFVELQALLLFIGQHHLRFLIPTTFSSALSSLVAASLVPETHKVDQRVEASDSKKLDRPRTEKPQEVVACDGSSLKQAAKEPMVGHTSALPVVVKGNVSGAAPLRRLSRRESEDVQHMAPPLPVEELLRVVVLVGAARTILDVANPPPLASGVRAEVYGVLLSVVSVSEQLSSTTLASLAACLAQCVDSYVTCQQLSAVACAPPEPAAVLGEYDVSGGAQAPREHFMDGRRAALSAFLRRVSLDVPAWVTGGSLTISPSPIEQQEAAQLERLRGGLGTRLRPTEVLHHLRILANVLQRRLAETLYHSETGRNTPQSHQEAERCCGSDAVVSVSSTGAARVAREARVEAGMLGILPLEQYKARLATRWSGAESTVTTQTRRKRRTVAAIRAAADRERVSEDNFAAHSTTNVSSLPVPHGRASPPSFTPCDSFQHPCIGYADCRATDDNTRVSLTDLAEMCSAMAAIGFRGDSTAAEEPMWRHAVEFACAEIVAMADARDAGDAMGHADDEDAADVAVDREAVIRQALLDTRDLCFALDWVGYTRGYDHVMAMLVRCGFLCEPIPAPSAVRRSMKDITCSV, from the coding sequence ATGCTCAGTCAGCCGCTCTCTGTGTGGTGGTCGACGGTGCCACGTTGTCACGGTCGCCGATGCCTCATCTCGTTGTCCGCCTCTGCGTCGCACTCACAGCATCGACGCCGCTCTTCTCAGGTAGCCACATGCTATGGGCATGCTCGAACGTGTCACTACAGCTCTCACAGTCTTGTTGGCCGCCGCGTCTCAGCTATGAGCTCGGGAGTCCCTGACGCACCGACAAGTGCTGCGCCGTGGGTGCGTCTCGTGCACCTTGTTCTAGCTCGTTCTCTGTCTGGGCAGCGAAGCTTGCCGCTCAAGGCAACAGATGCCCCCGCTTTGGCCGACGTAGCACATGTCGGTGCTGCCCTTCCTGCAATTCACAAGCTATGGATGTCTGCCTACCATCCCGccttcgccgtcgtcgcgtCTGACTCGGATgcacagtggcagcagcaccgactcCTCCcagaagaagcagaagagctgCCACTGTTTGTGGAGGCGCTTGGTCAGCTCGCGGCGGCTCTTCAAGCGCTAATCGTAGAGAAagctgaggcggcggcggaatcagcagcagcagcggcggcggagggcgacgacgacgatacTGCTACCCGTCTTGAGGTGCACGAATGGTTCGTGGAGCTGCAGGCCCTCTTGCTCTTCATtgggcagcaccacctgcgcTTCCTGATTCCCACGACCTTTTCGTCTGCACTGTCATCCCTGGTTGCTGCCTCACTGGTGCCTGAGACGCACAAGGTTGATCAAAGAGTTGAAGCGAGTGACAGCAAAAAGCTCGACAGGCCAAGGACAGAAAAACCACAGGAAGTAGTGGCCTGCGACGGCTCTTCGCTGAAACAAGCGGCGAAAGAGCCGATGGTGGGCCACACGAGTGCACTTCCGGTGGTTGTCAAAGGCAATGTCTCCGGCGCTGCCCCGCTCCGCCGCCTGTCTCGCCGCGAGAGCGAGGATGTGCAGCacatggcgccgccgctgccggtcgAGGAGCTTCTccgtgtggtggtgctggtgggggCTGCGCGGACGATTCTCGATGTGGCAAATCCTCCACCACTCGCTTCAGGGGTACGCGCGGAGGTGTACGGCGTGCTCTTGTCCGTCGTCAGTGTGAGTGAGCAACTGTCGTCTACGACCCTTGCGTCGCTTGCCGCGTGTCTGGCGCAATGTGTTGATAGCTATGTGACGTGCCAGCAGCTCTCGGCCGTTGCGTGTGCGCCACCGGagccggcagcggtgctgggaGAGTACGACgtcagtggtggtgcacaggCGCCCCGAGAACACTTTATGGATGGCCGCCGTGCTGCACTTTCTGCGTTTCTGCGGCGTGTCTCACTTGACGTCCCTGCGTGGGTTACAGGCGGCTCTCTCACCATCTCACCTTCTCCGATTGAACAACAGGAGGCCGCACAGCTCGAACGTCTCCGTGGCGGCCTGGGCACCCGCCTACGCCCTACCGAAGTCCTACACCACCTTCGTATACTCGCAAACGTGTTGCAGCGCCGTCTCGCCGAAACGCTTTATCACTCGGAGACGGGGCGTAACACGCCCCAGTCACACCAGGAGGCCGAGAgatgctgcggcagcgacgcggtCGTCTCTGTTAGCAGCACCGGAGCCGCTCGTGTggcgagggaggcgagggTAGAGGCTGGTATGCTGGGTATTCTCCCGCTTGAGCAATACAAAGCACGATtggcgacgaggtggagTGGGGCTGAGTCAACAGTGACGACCCAGACGCGGCGGAAGCGGCGCACTGTGGCAGCTATTAGGGCCGCAGCTGACAGGGAGCGAGTGAGCGAGGACAACTTCGCAGCGCACAGTACCACTAAtgtctcctcccttcccgtGCCGCATGGAAGAGCATCTCCACCTTCATTCACACCCTGCGACTCGTTTCAGCACCCCTGCATCGGCTACGCGGACTGCAGGGCCACAGACGACAACACTCGAGTATCCCTCACAGACCTTGCGGAGATGTGTAGCGCCATGGCAGCCATCGGTTTCCGTggcgacagcaccgctgcagaggaACCGATGTGGCGGCACGCAGTCGAGTTCGCATGTGCGGAAATCGTCGCGATGGCTGATGCTCGAGATGCAGGGGATGCAATGGGTCAtgccgacgacgaggatgctgCTGACGTTGCGGTAGATAGAGAGGCGGTGATTCGCCAGGCGTTGCTGGACACGCGCGATTTGTGCTTTGCACTCGATTGGGTCGGCTACACGCGCGGTTACGATCACGTCATGGCGATGCTGGTGCGGTGCGGCTTCTTGTGCGAGCCGATTCCGGCGCCGTCGGCTGTTCGGCGCTCCATGAAAGACATAACATGCTCAGTCTAA
- a CDS encoding pseudouridine synthase, putative (TriTrypDB/GeneDB-style sysID: LpmP.26.1140) yields MSAPRRPCTIVELQQLEEEAWASPAQRALYSTRHIPGFPWHTVQEVSSPDKPAAANATALFTTGARRHVIPYDFLFTVFVKGRWVGRRLLEVYTKELPHHTPAYYEACLRKGRLYCVQRSTLSRHNTQRRLLKRSAAMPVSVGRARSFSDNALDQALSSYTAPTTTEMSGSDLRQRFHSDCRAASAAYPPSQGENVVLQHGDIVYHTVHRHEVPVTLGVTGTDAVLITAVCITHYGLICVNKPTGLPTHATGRYYYNSLTALLEYVLAPKRLAAWLLLEDPLLQSLVSTELLSRGEKSELYAYYAPPPVPVRSTGSVHQPCEHQVNSERNTEPRLAYSHCDCATATDATASRGADLDEIDPEKVPRPCHRLDKVTSGVLLLAVRQDAAKRIGLVLMRKAKEVEEAVAAELLGHRTEPPVSRECLCQTAVTPVAERMASHNGCDGDTGLPALGASSSTSPSLPTSLQRILAGTYDLQKYYLARVRVESTGVLPASGKTSEAETQRQHTLDPPPLTSPHVPLLPPSPLNLWRVSGGEPCLRTHNAYLSRMLSSTNGVCDIASVCACKPMKCTSALPGVFPDGVLTTVPTPAPETLTPSAAAAATLFQCLSALPTVTTAAHQHSPPQTGTSVASATEEALVLCTPYTGRLHQIRMHLSSLDCPIVGDVVYARTTGSADVPDKSSTQAQPQPLRGKPRDAEDVTCDSDTSSTKATAARYPDTSVDCAAQLPSDDRNFVFFDAAQLPAAYRRFAKAMKTAVSGVDAASCSHQTSPSSRKEEQAVIVDADDGLRAKSGVKRSRAESSTGGGREAEMTEDMANLESQDARVANTTRAGVVIGAETVEEEQSSAAITSWQDEPLCYECAGRLPVVAAGECTTGTSAICLHAWVYQVREALLLGTDNSAPSKASSSSASHFLAFSEDGARGAQMNKHTPQCSPSRGRVVVENDFVCFEAPPPAWLQW; encoded by the coding sequence ATGTCAGCACCACGGCGCCCCTGCACCATTGTagaactgcagcagctcgaggaggaggcgtgggcCTCACCGGCTCAGCGGGCACTGTACTCCACGCGCCACATCCCTGGGTTCCCGTGGCACACGGTGCAGGAGGTGTCGTCGCCTGACaagcctgcagctgccaacGCAACCGCCCTCTTCACCACCGGCGCTAGACGCCATGTCATTCCGTATGACTTTCTCTTCACTGTATTCGTCAAGGGACGATGGGTCGGCCGACGGCTGCTCGAGGTCTACACAAAGGAGCTGCCGCATCACACCCCTGCCTACTACGAAGCCTGCCTGCGGAAAGGCCGCCTGTACTgtgtgcagcgcagcactcTCAGCCGTCACAACACACAGCGCCGGTTACTGAAGCGGTCGGCTGCCATGCCTGTGTCGGTGGGCAGAGCCAGAAGTTTCAGCGACAATGCCCTAGACCAGGCCTTGTCGTCGTACACTGCCCCTACCACGACCGAGATGTCCGGCTCAGACCTCCGTCAACGCTTCCACAGCGACTGCCGAGCCGCATCGGCTGCTTATCCGCCCTCTCAAGGCGAGaatgtggtgctgcagcacggcgatATCGTGTATCACACAGTGCACCGCCATGAAGTGCCTGTGACGCTAGGAGTGACTGGCACCGATGCCGTGCTGATCACAGCTGTTTGCATTACGCATTACGGTCTCATCTGTGTCAACAAGCCAACCGGGCTACCAACACACGCGACGGGGAGATACTACTACAATTCTCTGACCGCACTGCTCGAGTACGTGTTGGCGCCAAAGCGGCTGgcggcgtggctgctgctcgaAGACCCTCTCCTGCAGTCCCTCGTCTCCACCGAGCTCCTCTCGCGGGGGGAGAAGTCGGAACTGTACGCGTACtatgcgcctcctccagtaCCCGTAAGATCGACTGGATCAGTCCACCAGCCCTGCGAGCACCAAGTTaacagcgagagaaacacagagcCCCGTTTAGCGTATTCGCACTGTGACTGTGCAACGGCAACCGACGCGACCGCCTCCAGAGGTGCAGACCTGGACGAGATCGACCCCGAGAAAGTGCCTCGACCGTGCCACCGACTGGACAAGGTCACTTCTGGCGTGCTACTGCTGGCCGTGCGCCAAGACGCGGCGAAGCGAATCGGATTAGTACTGATGCGCAAGGcaaaagaggtggaggaggcagtggcagcggagctTCTGGGTCACAGAACCGAGCCGCCTGTCTCGCGGGAATGCCTCTGTCAGACGGCGGTCACCCCAGTCGCTGAGCGCATGGCTAGCCACAATGGATGTGATGGCGATACCGGTCTACCGGCCCTGggcgcgtcctcctccacatccccctccctaccAACATCTCTGCAGCGCATTCTCGCCGGCACATACGATCTGCAGAAGTACTACctggcgcgtgtgcgtgttgagTCGACTGGAGTGTTGCCGGCAAGCGGTAAAACATCGGAAGCcgagacgcagcggcagcacacgcTCGACCCACCACCCTTAACATCACCACACGTACCCTTACTACCTCCCTCGCCCCTGAATCTTTGGCGTGTATCAGGTGGAGAGCCATGCTTGAGAACGCACAATGCCTACTTGTCGCGCATGCTAAGCTCCACAAATGGTGTCTGCGATAtcgcgtctgtgtgtgcttgcAAGCCGATGAAATGCACCTCAGCTCTGCCGGGTGTGTTCCCCGATGGCGTGCTGACGACGGTGCCGACTCCTGCACCCGAGACCCTTAcgccctccgctgctgccgcggcaaCGCTCTTTCAGTGCCTCTCCGCCTTGCCCACCGTCACTACTGCCGCGCATCAGCACAGTCCACCACAAACTGGAACGAGCGTGGCAAGCGCTACGGaagaggcgctggtgctATGCACCCCTTACACGGGCCGCCTGCACCAGATTCGTATGCATCTGAGCTCACTCGACTGCCCCATCGTCGGCGACGTTGTTTACGCGCGCACAACTGGCAGCGCAGACGTGCCAGACAAGTCTTCAACCCAAgcacagccacagccactAAGGGGAAAGCCGAGGGACGCGGAGGACGTCACCTGCGACTCCGACACATCGTCTACTAaagccacggcagcgcgctACCCGGACACCAGTGTTGATTGCGCAGCACAACTCCCAAGTGATGACCGCAACTTTGTCTTCTTCGATGCCGCACAGCTGCCAGCTGCCTATCGTCGCTTTGCAAAAGCGATGAAGACGGCAGTCAGCGGGGTGGACGCTGCTTCCTGTTCTCACCAGACTTCTCCATCGAGtaggaaagaggagcaggcCGTGATAGTGGACGCCGACGACGGGCTACGGGCGAAGAGCGGTGTAAAACGCAGTCGTGCTGAGTCCAGCACAGGCGGCGGAAGGGAAGCTGAGATGACGGAGGACATGGCCAACCTTGAGAGCCAAGACGCCCGGGTCGCCAACACTACTCGTGCTGGCGTAGTTATTGGTGCGGaaacggtggaggaggagcaaagTAGCGCCGCCATCACTTCGTGGCAGGATGAGCCGCTCTGCTACGAGTGCGCTGGACGTCTGCCAGTGGTGGCCGCAGGGGAGTGCACGACGGGCACGTCGGCCATCTGTCTGCATGCGTGGGTGTATCAGGTTAGGGAGGCCCTGCTTCTCGGCACCGACAACAGCGCACCGTCGAAGGCAAGCTCGTCATCTGCATCGCACTTTCTGGCCTTCTCGGAGGATGGGGCGAGGGGTGCACAGATGAACAAGCACACGCCACAGTGCTCGCCATCTCGCGGtcgtgtggtggtggagaacgATTTTGTTTGCTTTGAAGCCCCGCCGCCGGCGTGGTTGCAGTGGTag
- a CDS encoding hypothetical protein (TriTrypDB/GeneDB-style sysID: LpmP.26.1150) has translation MLLHEALLCTECPICLQPLDCRIRPPPSRPASPPILVTPARVTTDNSEATSTTSPSGSSPHSPLQLDGLTTLGEANEFRITFAPGVYGIDAADPWHPSLATPSPASPHELSSSLDQRSFALSGASLSGSGHAADSSSVEGTTGVVVLPCGHLLHYLCAMQLCEYATHPSCPVCRLKLASDADLILFRPQLRASSIVAAQAPVGISFSCTSAITTRKRRRSEEAERVEHCTQCADSHRTDDNANSGQVFSPESASQRVCAPSPAVVHTLASKSGGERSATTRILKDVLALTDTCATPKTLISPGTSRQEIGSDVDASQEEDDITIVGARQLPPSQAYAELLLRTTATWTERAETLKTRVEHLERSQQQLQSDCSELERTLTVARRRRELLLTSSSPKDEQDTFRSAQRLRELRRLSLETRTAMLTSTAQLAEAIRDHAEVRRQTEKYMRKLSRLDCEKGDGGTGASSSGV, from the coding sequence atGCTTCTCCACGAGGCACTGTTGTGCACAGAGTGCCCCATCTGCTTGCAGCCGCTAGACTGTCGTATTCGGCCTCCCCCCAGCCGCCCCGCCTCTCCGCCCATCCTCGTCACCCCCGCGAGAGTCACCACCGACAACAGCGAGGCCACAAGTACTACGAGTCCGTCGGGCAGTTCCCCGCACTCGCCTTTGCAGCTGGACGGGTTAACCACCTTAGGTGAGGCAAACGAGTTCCGCATCACGTTTGCACCCGGAGTGTACGGGATCGATGCTGCCGATCCGTGGCACCCAAGCCTCGCCACCCCATCTCCAGCGTCCCCCCATGAGCTATCAAGCTCGCTGGATCAGCGCAGCTTTGCGCTCAGTGGGGCGAGTCTGTCTGGAAGCGGTCACGCtgccgacagcagcagcgtcgaagGCACCACCGGCGTTgtggtgctgccgtgcgGACATCTTCTGCACTACCTATGTGCGATGCAGCTGTGCGAGTACGCCACCCATCCGTCCTGTCCAGTGTGCCGGTTGAAACTCGCCTCCGACGCGGATTTGATTCTCTTCCGTCCCCAGCTGCGAGCCTCATCGATCGTCGCAGCCCAGGCGCCTGTTGGCATCTCTTTCAGCTGCACGAGCGCCATCACCACACGAAAGCGCCGTCGATcagaagaggcggagagggtggagCACTGCACACAGTGTGCAGATAGCCACCGAACGGACGACAACGCCAACAGTGGTCAGGTGTTCTCGCCCGAGTCGGCATCGCAGCGAGTCTGTGCGCCGAGCCCCGCTGTCGTGCACACCTTGGCGTCGAAATCTGGTGGCGAGCGCAGTGCCACCACGCGTATTCTCAAGGACGTTTTGGCGCTGACGGACACCTGCGCGACACCGAAGACGCTGATTTCGCCTGGTACGTCGCGTCAGGAAATTGGCAGCGATGTGGATGCGAGCCAAGAAGAGGACGACATTACGATCGTCGGTGCCCGTCAACTTCCGCCCTCTCAAGCCTACGCTGaactgctgcttcgcaccactgccacctgGACGGAGCGGGCAGAAACGCTGAAAACGCGAGTAGAGCACCTTGAGAGaagtcagcagcagctgcagagcgaCTGCAGTGAGCTCGAGCGCACTCTCACTGTtgcgcggcgtcgccgtgagctgctgctgacttCTTCCTCGCCGAAAGATGAGCAGGACACGTTTCGGTCGGCACAACGACTGCGTGAGCTGcgtcgcctctctctcgagACACGAACGGCCATGTTGACCTCCACGGCACAGCTGGCAGAGGCGATCCGCGACCACGCGGAGGTGCGGCGGCAGACAGAGAAGTACATGCGCAAGTTGTCGAGGCTCGACTGTGAAAAAGGAGACGGGggcaccggcgccagcagcagcggcgtctgA
- a CDS encoding hypothetical protein (TriTrypDB/GeneDB-style sysID: LpmP.26.1160) — translation MPVEYPTENDLPHGSSEEEEEEEEEEEEDEDEIEEWTEMVPLSELEELEDGPSSYFVGGFSVCSYLGDAIDRVQFKEDVVLVFPGVYAAASSSSPSSSAPLELNEAKLGGLCVYSVSYASEHGGSEKMTEPRYASPSKRRVGPWFTYLTAAATAVFLVQGGGSGGAESLKSRKAYNPLQAAASKAAAALDSQDAAATTAMNTTSGSSVFAPAITATTANAQLYPVFDFLISIVYKDGSTGVAASSTCGLPHYVPQQESDKGDESEEGEETGETSGDGGDGPEQESQEPAAGALREEAAITLAGVCARAGVMIGSITRTHITHCVIGSPQQHQTSSEAGAVAPRIAITAAPLTEALVDYCLVYGGSSYGLYAYPRCALTMRSCIVEGPNAAAVAYNTAGASVISKPPAGSGREGSAIVQLQRRQARTQLLRRYMDRFDEGLDKNTGNGARGSTSLDVEDGVLPRFCVPGASGAAAAAIPIPCEVGIMCDDADVHIEDCLVTHTRHGVLLHGGCTGTVVKGLSVRSIAQVGLYVYGMAGAADVQYSSVHACGEACLLVVGPSAAQVLAAEAALPTRPSEESEEEEDGETCSGHTRRRPVFAQHPHIRSNWFIGAVRVQGEVRSGAMVDNLIFLPRDEKRVAAAASAAAQTLLTVTANTARGFAYVGIEGERAPARAADEAVAA, via the coding sequence ATGCCCGTCGAATACCCGACAGAGAACGACTTGCCGCACGGGAgtagtgaggaggaggaggaggaggaggaagaggaggaggaggacgaggacgagatcGAGGAGTGGACAGAGATGGTGCCGCTGAGCGAGCtagaggagctggaggatgGTCCTAGCAGCTACTTTGTCGGTGGCTTCAGCGTGTGCAGCTATCTCGGCGACGCTATTGACCGAGTGCAGTTTAAGGAGGACGTTGTGCTCGTCTTTCCCGGTGTTTACGCAGcagcctcgtcctcctcgccttcgtcttcggcgccgctggagctgaATGAGGCGAAGCTGGGAGGCTTGTGCGTGTACAGCGTCTCCTACGCTTCTGAGCACGGTGGGAGCGAGAAGATGACAGAGCCACGCTACGCGTCGCCGTCGAAGCGTCGCGTTGGGCCGTGGTTCACGTACCttacggcggcagcgacagctgTGTTTCTCGTccagggcggcggcagcggtggcgccgagTCCTTGAAGTCCCGCAAGGCGTACAACCCCTTGCAGGCCGCCGCGTcgaaggcagcggcggcgctagACAGTCAggacgccgctgcgacaACCGCCATGAATACCACGAGTGGCTCCAGTGTGTTTGCGCCAGCGATCACTGCCACTACAGCGAACGCGCAGCTTTACCCCGTGTTCGACTTCCTCATCTCCATAGTGTACAAGGACGGGTCCACTGGTGTCGCAGCGTCGTCAACTTGTGGGCTGCCCCACTACGTGCCGCAGCAAGAGAGCGACAAGGGCGACGAAagcgaggaaggcgaggagaCTGGCGAGACGagtggtgacggcggcgatgggcCTGAACAGGAGTCCCAAGAGCCCGCGGCTGGTGCTTTGCGAGAGGAAGCCGCCATCACCCTTgccggcgtgtgcgcgcgcgccggcGTGATGATCGGCTCCATTACGCGCACCCACATCACCCACTGCGTCATCGGCtccccgcagcagcatcagacGTCATCTGAAGCCGGGGCTGTCGCTCCTCGAATCGCCATCACGGCTGCGCCTCTAACGGAGGCACTGGTGGATTACTGCCTGGTGTACGGAGGGTCGTCGTACGGGCTTTACGCCTACCCGCGCTGCGCGTTAACTATGCGGAGCTGCATTGTGGAGGGGCCAAAcgcagcggctgtggcgtATAACACCGCTGGCGCCTCCGTCATCAGCAAACCCCCCGCGGGCTCTGGTCGTGAAGGCTCTGCCATTGTTCAGCTACAGCGGCGCCAGGCtcgcacgcagctgctgcgccgctacaTGGATCGCTTTGACGAGGGCCTGGACAAAAACACAGGCAATGGAGCGCGTGGCAGTACATCTCTCGACGTTGAGGATGGTGTCCTTCCGCGCTTCTGCGTTCCCGGGGcaagcggtgctgcagcggctgccatcCCGATACCGTGTGAGGTTGGTATCATGTGCGATGACGCTGATGTGCATATTGAAGACTGCCTCGTCACCCACACCCGGCACGGGGTGCTTCTGCATGGTGGCTGCACCGGCACAGTGGTGAAGGGCTTGTCGGTGCGCAGCATTGCGCAGGTCGGTCTCTACGTGTACGGAATGGCGGGCGCGGCCGATGTGCAGTACAGCTCAGTGCACGCGTGTGGTGAGGCGTGTCTGCTGGTGGTTGGCCCGTCTGCTGCCCAGGTGCTCGCCGCAGAGGCTGCGCTTCCCACTCGCCCATCTGAAgaaagtgaagaggaggaagacggcgAGACCTGCAGTGGCCATACCCGGCGCCGCCCTGTATTCGCCCAGCACCCGCACATTCGATCCAACTGGTTTATCGGGGCTGTCCGTGTGCAAGGCGAGGTGCGTAGTGGGGCCATGGTGGACAACCTCATCTTCCTCCCTCGTGACGAGAAAAGGGTtgccgcggcggcatcaGCCGCTGCCCAGACGTTActcaccgtcaccgccaaCACGGCGCGCGGCTTTGCGTATGTCGGGatagagggagagcgggcCCCGGCACGCGCGGCAGACGAGGCCGTCGCTGCGTAG